gccctttaaattggaaatcttcattctcatctatacctactattcttaggtttggtcttctcattgtgtcctggatttcatggatgttttaggttaggagctttttgctttttgcgttttctttgactgttgtgtcaatgtttttttatGATATCTCCtgcaccttagattctctcttctatctcttgtattctgttggtgatgcttgcatctatgactcctgatctctttcctaggttttctgactccagggttgtctccctttgtgatttcttcattgtttctaattccatttttagatcctggatggttttgttcatttccttcatctgggTCCCGCTGGTCCCAGTAACTCCTGgggttgggacagatgttgtgtcttcCTCGCCTCTGATCCTATCTATGAAATGTCAAATTTTTGTTGCCAATTTCATTGTGTAATAGCCAAAAAACTCTTTTATGATTTTgcagtgttttaattttatttttcacaagaCCTTTTCCACTATGTAGTCTAGTCCGTTATCAAAGTaatgaccctcttgcctcagtctgcCTGTGTTGGAGATACGTAAATGTCAGTCTGCTTGGCTTCGGTCTTTTGAAATTATTATGACTAGTTTTGGGACCTGACATATGGCTTATTTTGAAAAGTGACTCTGGCCAGATTGAGACCTGTATTGTGGCACTGTTGTTGGCCTGTTTCATAGGTGTCTAACTGGTGTTAAATCTTCATCCCTCTGCTTACCTTCTGCTTAGTTGTTCTAGGAATTATTGGAAGTAGAGTATCAAACTGTCCAATAATAACtgctttcttcatttccattttttgcTCCGTGTACTAAGGGCTCTGTCATTTGTAATGATATTTAGCCCTAGTCGATTgaaaatctctttctttgtttctagtaATACCTTGCTTAAAGTCTCTTTTCTCTGTATTACTGTAGCCACTCTGGTTTTCTCCTGGTATCAGTATTTGCTGATATGTCTTTCCTGGTGTTTTTACTTTCTGTCTATCTCTTTTGAGTCCCACATTTTTTTACATCGGTATGAATTGTACAAAGCAATGGGCTTCATTGTATTTTGATTCCTGCACATGATGTGCTTTGATCATGGCCACGCCCTCCATCCCCCTCTTTTGTCCCCTCTCACTGCTTACTTTCTTCTCAAATAACCCTCCTATTCCCATGTCTTCTTAAAATGTCACTGTGTTTCATCTGTAGCTAGACAGCACAGACCTGCATTTTAGCATCCCATTCTCACACCACAGTTACAGCCTTGGGTTTGTGtactctgttgttgttgtttggttggttggtttggtttggtttgtttttgttttgttttgttttgttttgttttttgtttgtttgtttttttgtttttttttttgcaaacgcTCCTTATCTGTGTTTGCTCAGgagaacagataaataaatgtgagGGACCAAGATCCTTGTATTTCTTAGAAATCCCTGTTAACATGGCTTTCCTACGTTTATAAACCCAGTGTTGTATATTGCAAGTAAGCAGTGATTTTTCTGTGGTGAAAGTAAGACCCATTATAGGACCTGTTCTCCCCACTAGCATGCTTCCTCATAGCTCTCATGAGCAGAGAGTAGACATGCACTGGTATGCATGTTCTCATTCTGCCAAACAATACCTGTGAAACAAGCATGTTGCCAGGACTGTTGGAAACCGTGTTTCTAATGCTGAGTATTTGAAATAGAGAGGCCAGTTTGCTAAGGATCAGTTCACAAAAGGCCAATACTCTGAAAGTCACTTCAAAAGACCTATTATCCAGTGATCCCCGAGAGGCTGAGCAAGATGACATAAACAAAACCTGCCCTATTTATTCACCATCTcgcatgtattttaaaaagaacaggtTATCCTGTTTTAGCTGCTGGCAACTAAAACTTGTTGCAATGTTAACTGCTCACTAACATTTCTGAAATATAATATCATTATTTCTCTGAGATTTtcagacacacataaaatatattttaaccatATTTACTCCCACTTTTCCTCCCAACTCCAGATTCATTTCCCCAACATCATATTCTCTTGTTTTGAATAGCCTAATATTACTCTGAATTGCACTGCCCGTATGGTCATGGTTATGAGGTCATCCACCGGAGTGGGGAGACCTCAGGGTCCATGCACTTACAGAAAACACACTTGCAtttgcccctcccccaggagTCATCAACTGCCTATAACACCTCAGATAGGAGTGGGAACTTAagtgtccctcccccacccccaccagaatGTGGACTGCCTTAATCATGTGTGGGTCTTGTTTGGGCAGCCACAGCTGCTAAGcattctgctgcctgcagaccaACTGTGCTATCCTAGTCTCCCAGACTAACTTGGTTTTTCTAAATTTCTGATTCGCACATGGGTAAGTTAATGTTAAAGTTTACTAAAAGTCAGAAGAATGAATTATATTTTACACATTATACAAACATGAGAATATCTTTGAGACCTTAGTGTAACACTGCATTTGGGGCTAATGTTACtgaatttctattaaaaaaaaaaagtgctatacTTTTTTTTACTTCTAATAAGTAGGCCTGTTTAGATGCAGTTCaacatgtatttgttttataatatctTCAGGATATCTTAAGATATCTACTTTTATTTACAATAGTAAAATTTAGCAATATAGACAATAAAAAAGTAGACTTACTTCTACAGGAAATTGGTTTAAGTCATTAAATGATAAATTAAGGTATATCAATTGAAAAGTCACAGGTGTTAAGTCTGGACAGTTCGATAGAAAGAATCCCTgtaggaataacaaaaaaataagacattaATTATTAACAGTAAATTCGCTCTGTTGTACaatgtttaattttctaataataataCTACAACCTCACCAACAGGGTGTACTGTCTAAAACCTTTCTGATCTATTAAGAGAAAAATTACAACTCTGTGTAGTTTTAATTCGTATtgttctttgcatgtgtgtgtgatggatatgtgtgtgagtatgtgagtataGGCATGTGTTCCACAGGACATGTGTGACAGGCAAAGGTCCTTAGAATTGATGGCAGTtgctttatccactaagccatcttctcagcctgtattatttttattttaagggatGGTgaccatgttttcatttttctatggcTAATTTGTTTAGTGGACACCttccctagtttctttttctattgcaCAGAAACACAGTCTATGATTCTGTATGTTGATCTTACTGACTAACTTTGCTGAATTTATTAGCTCCAAGACCTTTGTCAGTGATGATCATAATTCTAAAAGCCACAATCCCAAACACTGAAATCCCAGAAGAAACATGTGACAATCCTAAACTATTAACTTGTTGGTATCCTTGAAGTCCTCAAAACTATTTCCCattggaggaaaaagaagaagccacATAACAGAAAGCCAAGTTCTCGATAGGGGGCTGGGGACTGACGCACGTATGCAGATGCTCTATTTGTTGCTAACTTTATCATTTACCACTTCTGCCTTTTTACACACAGCGCCGTGCTTGCTCAAGACACGCTCTTCAGCTGAGAGTAGGAAGAACTTGACAAGCATTCTGAAACGGGGTGCTTTACTGATGAAATGTCCATCCCAGGCTACAGAAGGCATTGCACAGTCAACTAGGGCTTTCTCTGAGTGGGCACGTGACTGCTGAGGTGATAAAATTGATTCATTTGCTAACATGAAAAAAGTACAAACTGCACTCTGGCTAATAGGTGACACCTTAGGACTCATtaatattctctccctctcttcccctcttcccttttctttcttttaaaaacaaaacaaaaacaaaccaagtgtATATATTTTCCAGGTTAAAAGAGTTCTGAAAACTGGGGATGCAGCTTATTTGGGTAGGATGCTTGCCCAGCAAGCATGGAACCCtggattctattcccagcaccatgtAAGTGGAGCATGGCGGAACACACGTCTAACTCCAGCATGCAGCAGTTGGAGGCATGAGGAcccaaagccatcctcagctgtaCTGCCAGCTCAGGAGACGTtgcctcaaacaagcaaacaagccaaGGAAGTAGAGCCGAGTACAAATCCAACCGTGTGTGCTTACTGTGAGGTCTCGTGCGAGTTGCTTTCCTGCAACATCTATGTATGCATTTGCAAAGTGAATATCAAGTTGCCTACACTGCAGACTGTACATTGTAGGAGGAGCTCAGGCTTGGAACATAGTATGTGTTTAATAAATGACAAGCACTACCACTGTGATTCGTCTGCTGGGCAGTCCAAGCGTCTGGTGCAGACCAGCCTCACACTAGACTTGACACAAGGTCTAAAGCTTCTGGTAATTCAGAAACATGAGCAATTTCAATCCTGCTTCCCAGAATAaatggatgaaaaaaataaaaacagtatgatTTCTCTGGACCACAGCAACCTTTTAAACATTACTGGTGTACTGAAGACAAACTTGGATAAGCTAAGTTTGGAGGTATGTTTTGCATGTATTCTTGGGAAGCGTCTGCGCTAATAGGAAAACTAACCTAGATTGAGAAACTGAAAAGGTAAAAATAACTGATAAGACCAATGGGCATCACTATTAGGGAGGTCTAACATACCTTAAGATTAAGTGCATTTCTTCCATATATTTGGCAATTTATTATGGCCAGGGTGGTCAGCGCCAGTATTGTTTCAGAGCGTGTTGCTGCAACAGCCTTAAAGCCTTCCCCTCGTAAGACATGCGCGGCATCTGGGTCTATTGTTCGAGTGGTTCTCCGAacagctaataaataaataaataaataaataaataaataaataaattcaaaacatcaAACCATAGGGTATTATGACTACCATGGCTAAGTGACATGGATGCTCTCACAAGAATGAATTACCAAAGGGATCAGCAATTCATATAGTCTGGAATCAACTTTCCAGATCCTGCAGTCGCCCAGACTGGATTGGTCTCTGTGCCACACTGCCTGTCTTGCTTGTTACAAAACTGTCTtcacaaaataaaactgtatgcTCACTGATAGACGATTTCTACCTAGAAACTCGGACTATATCTCTGCCTTCAGAAGCCACatgtaaagataatttaaaaatcctcCTCTATAAATTAAATAAGCAACTTTATGGTTGACAAAATAACGAGCATCATGAACCGTATAGCTCTGATGTCACTTCCCCAGGAACATCTCCACTTCCTTCCTAAGATCCCCCTGATCTACCACCCCAAAGCCCCATACAGGAGAATTCTTCCCTCACTGTATAGATTCcatacagagaaggaaagaaaacaaaacaaaaaaagctcctAGCAGTTAGCCAAGCAGAGACACTTAAATGAACTTTATCGTGTCCCCTGAGCATATTAGTTTGCATCAGACAAGGGCTGTGCAAGAATATACCAAActgcaactagaaaatattttcaaaattccatGGAATGTATTTTAAGCCTGTAACTACTTTTTGGCTATTTTACttgtagaaagattttttttttttttttgaggccatGTATACCAGATTGGCTTTGAACCCATGGCAATCTgcttgtctcagtctcccaagtacttgaattaaaggtatataccctCGTGCTCAGCTCTCTCAGACACACATTTTACAGTGTCTATAATTGCTTCAAGAAGGATAAATGAAGCTCCCAAAAGGACCACAAGAAAAGGGTTCAGTTTTCAGTTTCTGAAACAGACTGGACTCCGTACACATCTATGCAGTAAAATGTAACCACAAAGTTTAGAACATGTACGGTGCCAAGTAGTGAACTCTGGCcatgggaggaaggaggcagcGAGGACTCAGGAGTGGGGAGTTAAGACACAAAGATGGCAGCTTGCTCCCTGCTCACCGTCCTGCTGCCCTGTAAGCTTCTCCAGGACTGGGGACTGGGGCCTTCTAAGTCACACCTGTATTGGTTACTTTCCGATGCCTTCGGGGGCTGCTTTATGTACCTTTTTGTAGACTGTTAATTTTGGTAAGAACATTAGTCCAGCATTAGTTACTCGATACTGGGACAGGACCAGAACTCGGCATTAAAAATCTGTCAGATAACTCTAACACTGTTTCCGCTACTTTTCAGTCACTTTGCTTGCGTAGGCTTGGTAATGATCAATTATTCGCCGAGTACTATGTCCATCAAATTGCAGGTAGACATACATGTGAGATCTAAAATTGAGTCATTTTCAGTCAGTGTatggacctcactatgtagcccaggctggccttgatctttcaatctccctgcctccagtCTGCTACCATCTCTGGCAGTAGAATGATGTCAACTTTCCCTAAAGAtggttttctcatttgtttctgtCATATGGCTAAGGTCCAGGCACCTAGAATAGGGCCTGGCATGTGGGGGAAAGTTGCCACTTAAAAGTGCCTGTCCGTTGTCCCTGTCTAGAAtaagaatacatttattttatattttcaacatCAGTACAACATCTGGCCCATTGTCAGTGTGTAAGGAAACTGCTAAATAAATGGCTTAAGGAACAGGGGGAGATGTGTGCCCTAACACTCACACAAACCAAATAACAAACACTTGGAGGGAAAGAGAATAATCTTATCATTTCTCTGAGAATGGTATAAACCTAGTACTTACTTTCAGGTGGTTTGTGGGCTTCTGTTTTTCCACTCACTACTgaggtggtggcggtggtggtggtggcggctgctgctgctgctgctgcagcagcagcagcagcattttctagattgaaaaaaaaaagaggacaacttttagatACCTTTGAGGatgatttcattattattattattattattattattaatggaCTGGGGCGCACTTCCTGTCCCCTTTAGGAATCCTGTAGGCCACCCCCTAAATAGCTGTTTATCCTCACGTGAATACTTTAGGTCCTATGTAAAGTACTACCAGGCACCTTCTCACTGATTTCTTTCTAGGTTTTTTGTGAACTTTCTGATCAACTTTCATCAATACTATCTAGATACAGTAGCCAGGCTGTCCTCCACAGCTCTATAAGGTCAGGGTGACTGTTGGTACTCCCAGGCTGAGGTAAGTGCTAATTTAACTGTCCTTTTTTTCTACCTTGAAAACTCTCCACCTCCTTGTatttttccctctcctctgttcTTAATGGCACCACTCCTCAAGACCACGTTTCAATTTTACTTACCTATCATAGTCTGTCTTGGAGGTTTTCTTGGCAAAACAGGCGTTGGCAGAGAACGGGCTGGTGGGAGTGAACCAGTGTTCAATACCACTTTACTTGGGGCTGCCATAGGGTGTGGTCGTTCAGACCACTGTGGTTCTGGTATTACAGATGAAACGCTAGATATAGGGCTGAGTGTTGTTCTCTTCACATCTCTGAGAAGAGGAAGTTCTTGAATGTAGCCTGAAGTCTTTGGTGCAGGGTGAAACTGGGTACCTGATGGCTTAAACTTAGAACCTATATATCTAGAGTAAGAAGTGGGTGAAGGTTTGGGAAACTCCTTGGAAAGGACTAAAGTGTTGTTAAATGTCTTTTTACTGAGAAACCCatcttctttgctttcctttttcgAGGACTTCTTGGCTCTTTTTTTCATTTGGCATAGCGTATTCCTAAAAACTCTGGAAGACGCTGACAGACATCTTGGAATGAACATGGAGCCAGTGGCGCTCTTTGGGACCTTCCAATGAAAACGGCGAACACGGTGTTGATGTGGAAAAATGTTAACCATTCTTTCGAGTGCCTTACGGTCATAATCAAGACAGACGGTTTGAGTGCTGGTAGGTCTTTGTGATTGAGAAACATTTTGATCGATTTTCACTAAAGCGCTTTCATCGGGATCGAACTTTCCACAGGTCTCTTCCTTCGGTTCTCTAGCCTTAACTAAACAGGATAAAGGGTTAGAGGGTGAGATCTGCATCTGTTTATTAAGCTCTCCAAACAAAGCTGCTAAaggctgatttttgtttttcatttctcacTCACCTTCTAAGAACAGATATGCTTAGCTGTGGGGACTTCTGTCAAACTGATAGGAATATACTTTGAGCAAACAATTGAGAAGCTAACCAACTTACAAAAGATGGAGCAATTCTTGGAAGAACAAAAACCATGGGGAAAGGTCCAAGACACAAAGAAGAGATTTGGGACACTTGTCACTAAAACTCTGACAATAGAGATGGTGAAAGGGACTTTTGATGAAATGACTCATTCATCATGAGCTTTCCTcatctgaatttttattattatttagtaaagagcaatgtttctttttcatgccaaatgaaaacataaaagcgGTCTTTCAGACATAGGGACATGCTGATACTGACTAGAAGATACTGCATGTTTATTTCTCTGCTAGGAACTCTTTCCTCACTTAGGTCCAGAAATTTATGGAGACTGCATTCTTGGGTACCTCAGTCCATCAGATGTGCCTCTCCTTACCTATGGGACAGAATGTCAGGTGTCATCTTTCTGTTGTCTAAACTGCAATACGTGGTGATGAACACTCCATTCCAGAGAGGAGGGAATGGATTCAGTATAGTGGAACTTCAACGGAAAGGTACACAAGTCCTCTACCCAGCATCTCAACTCCCCCTCTATGTATGAGGACAGAGGGACTGTGGATCATGCCATGGCCACCATGTTAACCCTGTTCCCAgactctctcttttccctttggtGGCTGGAGAGGGGCATGAAAATTTCCCATTTTAAGCCAATTGAGGGGGACCTGGCAGAGAACCATGTATGGAGGACTCCAAGGAGTGTCTACTGAAAGGGGGTGCTGGCGTCTCCTTATCACCTAAGCAAAGTGTACCAGCATTCTTAACCTGATCATTTCACCATGAccttagttttgcttttttgttttgttttttttttttaaaggtattctATTTATACTTTCCCAGTACTATCCTCTGCGCTCAGAAAGCACGCGATCTCCTTTTTTATCCCACTTTAAGTCAAGGTTTGGTTCAAGCCTTGCTCCTACAGTTTCTCATTGCTGCTAACTACACTGGACTGTACCATTGTGTGGACACATATGTATCCAAGTGTATCCAATGCTCCTTTCTCCTGTTGCTTCCTATCTTCATTTTGTGTGAAGCTCATTATTGGTAGCCAACTGAAAGGTGATGTAAAGCAGGAACAAGGTCATTAAATTCTGTATGATGAACAGTACGTTCCAATTTTTGGCTATGTGAAGTTTCTGGTTCtgtgttttaatgtttattttataaattagagTTAAGCGACtatatttgttcattcattgagCAAATACCGCAAATACCCACTATGAACAAAGCACTTGGGGTTGATGTTAATCAAGGTCATAGACTCTCCAAGATGCCAAAAGCAAATAACCTTTGTAGTGCCAACGTTGAGAAATTCTGCACTGGCCTATGGTGTGAAACCAAAAGACAAATAGTGAAACTCCAACACAGAACCTGGTAAGAAGCTGTCAATCTGCAGGGCCGTGGGTGCTACTTACAGAACAGCTTGTAAATATAGAAACACAGgatatcacagaaacagaaaggtcaACGTAGAAATGGTACAACAATGGTTGTGTGAGATTTGGAGGTAATGGATAGATGACTTTTTTACATCTTTGATAGGCATAGATGAAAGGATAACTTGAACATTATAAATACAGTTTACAATATAACTGTTGGCATCAAAATAATACAATCAGTAAAGCCAAGTGGTAGAGGAAATTCAGAAGGGAAAGACATTGCTTTTATGAATGTAGTAGTGAGTAGAGAAATATGAAGAATACAGGAGTACTGGGTCTATATAAGGTCACATTATAAAAGTGGCTCAtctttaaaaacctttaaaaaaatgcatatgagtgtttttgcctacATGACATCCTTAcctagtgcctgcagagaccagaagagagcactggatcccctggaactgtaaggCACCAAGgagctgctgggaatcaaaccctggtcctctaagAAGAGCCGCcagtgcttaaccactgagccatctctctggcccctaccccacctgacagAAACTAATGGAAGACGATGAGCAAAGTCTAGTTTTGTTGACTATTTTATCACCAGTTCCTACACTGTGCTTAATAAACACAGTCAATCGTCATTATTTGTTCAGACTTAGCAAAAGCTCAATTACCCTACACTGAACTTCTAGGGAAAATTATAAGGTCAGGTTCCTTTAAGACTCTGTTCTCAACATTTTCATCAACCAATCCACACATAATCTTGTGGTTATATGGTCTGCATTTAAGGACATACTATTTGAATATATAGATATGATGAAATATACTTTCTTAATATATAGGATATATCATTGATTTGTTACTATAGACCTCACAGCCAAGCACACATCGAGGAAGTTCATCTGACATGATGGTCTCTGCTAAGCACATTACAGCTTTCTTTTGTTTAGACTGAGCTTCAACAATACACTTATGGATATCATAAACCAACAGATAAAAAGACGGGgcacaaaaaaattcaaaaaacccaTGGAATTAAGTAGACCAGGAAAGGAACACTTGTTAATGTTAtaggagctgagacaggaaggcAGAGTTAGTCCTGCACCATCCAGGTGGGTACTGGGTACATGTGTGTTGCAGAACTTGTATTTTTGCTTATCTAAACACACATTCCCATGAACAGAAGAGCTATTGATTTGGGGATTTTAGCAGTAAGTAAACTCACATTTGACAAGTCCACGAATAAGGGTCAATGAGCACACCTATAATGATTCTTGGTTGTTGTCACCTTATGATAAACATTTTTCCTTATGGCTATTAGTAACTGTCTTCACTGAGATTGTAAATTAAGTAAAGCAAGGgatttctatattaaaaaaaaaaaaacaacaaaacccacaccAAGGTTAATACACGTATCCGTACATACCTGTATGTACTATAcgaactttcttttttaataaaggtACTTTAGGGAGCTTTGGAGGTAAGGGTCTTCGCAGAAGTAGTGGATGCTGCTGGTTTTTGAGTGAGTGATAAATGCTCTTTTTCATAGCTGCTGGTTAAGTGAGAACTGAACTTCCTGAGAACGAACCGTTACTGAAAAGAAGTGGTTATCACTTAGAAAATATCCTTACGGAAACCATTCTATGTTGCTACGATACTGAGTTTAAGCAGGCTAGCTttgtaaggagaaaaaaaaaatagtaaaaaaaaatcattcaaaatttatttttgaagtacttttaaaatgacatatttttaatACAGGCTTAAGCATGGGGcttaagaaagacagagaggcacTCAAAAAGTTTAACGTTTTTCTTTCTGTACTGGATATTGAAACTCTGGTTTCATGCAATGCCATACCACTGAGCCAAATCCCCCTGCTTTCCAATTTGCTTAAAATTAGAAGTTGGGGAATACATTTGTAAGCCCAACACTTGAAagcctgagacaggagggtcagcctgggctacacggggAGGGgtggcttcttttaaaaatttagattaataattaatatagatACAAACATATTCTATTATTAATCGAGACCTTGCTAACATTTCCCGTGTGATTATGAAATTCAATCAACCAACGCTATTTTCACTCAGTAAATGGTGACCTCCATCCCCGCAATATAGGCATGGGATTTCATTCACTACCTCCCAAGTATTATCAGTATATAGTTAGAAGggattttgcttaaaaaaaaaaaaaagaggtaaaggCCTCTGAAATCCCACAGTATTTAACCATACACAAACGGTTTTCTTGTATGGCGATGGCTTGTCTTAACTCTCAGCTGACTTAATTTGTCCATAATTATGCAACTCCAAAATAAGACAGGCTTTAATACAATGAGATGTTCCAGGATGGCGGGGAATCCCAGAGAATAGGGAAATAAGGACACCAGAtgtcctccctctccacccccgaCCCCCCAAAATGAGTCTTTGTTCTCAGGGCAACCTCAAAAGTGCCTGGCACAGTGCTGCTCCGCGGAATGCCCGGCAGGGTACCCTGGTGCGGTGCAGAGGAGCGGTTTACCCGCGAAAGGTAACTGCAGCCCAGCGCTCGCTCCTGATTTGTCGACTTGTAGCGCGTGCCCGCCCGCCACAGCAAGTTTCCTTTTCTAGTTAGCCGGGAGATCCCCCACCCCCTAGTCCCCAAGTGTCCAACTCCTATGGACCCTGCCTTCAAGCACACAGACCAGATTTCCCACGTCCATCTCCTTTATCCCTGAGTTCTGGCTGCCAGTGACTGTCAGGCGAGGTCTCCAGTTAGATCTAATTCCATGTTTGTGCTGGACGCAGCTCCATTAGCAGCATCCACAAGCCCTGCTACAGCCGAATGTTAAGCTCATGGTGAGGACCACCAACCAGTCCCCGCCTCCCAGTAACCCCCCACCCCGCACCCCCGCTAGCCCGGTGAGAAGCGCAGGCGCACGAGGGTTGGGCGCGCCGGGAACCAAGGGCGGGGCTCAATGCCCCGCCCACCTTCCCCGCCCACTCGATCCACCCACTGATTTCGCCACCCTAGGCCAGTGGCCCCTAATTCTGCTGCGGGCAAGCACAGGATGCCTGGAGGGTGAAGTGGTGGAGCCGGGAGGAGTGGCTCCACGTGCAGCTGTACGGAAGGCTGTGGTGACAATCGTTATTACTATTCTTACTCTTAAAACAGTGGCCactattatttacttacttttctcCATGACTTGACACGGGTGTCTGGAGACTGGGTTGGCATTTTCTAATACGGCTACACTTTTGGGCAGCTGGCCACCGTTACTCGTTTTGCAGTAAAACCCTTGTCTCCAAATCGcacattctgttt
The sequence above is drawn from the Mus pahari chromosome 8, PAHARI_EIJ_v1.1, whole genome shotgun sequence genome and encodes:
- the Lrrc63 gene encoding leucine-rich repeat-containing protein 63, translating into MKKSIYHSLKNQQHPLLLRRPLPPKLPKVPLLKKKVRIVHTVKAREPKEETCGKFDPDESALVKIDQNVSQSQRPTSTQTVCLDYDRKALERMVNIFPHQHRVRRFHWKVPKSATGSMFIPRCLSASSRVFRNTLCQMKKRAKKSSKKESKEDGFLSKKTFNNTLVLSKEFPKPSPTSYSRYIGSKFKPSGTQFHPAPKTSGYIQELPLLRDVKRTTLSPISSVSSVIPEPQWSERPHPMAAPSKVVLNTGSLPPARSLPTPVLPRKPPRQTMIENAAAAAAAAAAAAATTTTATTSVVSGKTEAHKPPETVRRTTRTIDPDAAHVLRGEGFKAVAATRSETILALTTLAIINCQIYGRNALNLKGFFLSNCPDLTPVTFQLIYLNLSFNDLNQFPVEILYLQNLQVLKLRNNPIKEIPSEIHLLTYLRIFSIAFNYITELPAGLFCLNYLEELDISYNEIENISNEIQKLRSLEKLIVDGNPITSFPPGILKLDLIKFQIENTFTGSQFWLENSCNDPQQLTQICSLFIVKNNLHKVFDCIPVAVQKHLKSTSDCDWCHGPKFGDGFRIIRSCDIFGVSHVPILFHVCSSSCYLDIRESSFVLEGFPSKRIALHMDWVKENKVSNVSFYL